In Natronomonas halophila, one DNA window encodes the following:
- a CDS encoding TIGR04024 family LLM class F420-dependent oxidoreductase codes for MPERDIVVPSGMDGIDDIAAMATHAEDHGYDRISLPEVTGRDGVTLLAILADRTDDIGLSNDVFSPWGRSPAVLGQTGVTLQEASDGRYRMGLGASSPDLTEKWHLAEFDRPLRRLRETVELVKQVTSGERVDYDGEFFDGGGLQLRGVDSAEVPVDVAALGPKAVELAGRFADGWVPQLFTPEALEDRLSDFRRGAELGDRDPADLRVAVTVRSCVLDDPERARDVARRQLAFMIGAYGPYYRQSIAEQGFADATETIHDAWTDGDRIEAIDAVTDGMVDRLVAVGTRETAEERLRCYEDIDGVDAVRLGFFGEMTDDERRRTTEALAPAP; via the coding sequence ATGCCCGAACGCGACATCGTCGTCCCGAGCGGTATGGACGGCATCGACGATATCGCCGCGATGGCGACCCACGCCGAAGACCACGGTTATGACCGCATCTCGCTGCCCGAGGTGACCGGCCGCGACGGCGTGACGCTGTTGGCGATTCTCGCCGACCGGACCGACGACATCGGCCTCTCGAACGACGTCTTCTCGCCGTGGGGTCGTTCGCCCGCGGTTCTCGGACAGACCGGCGTCACCCTTCAGGAGGCCAGCGACGGCCGCTATCGGATGGGACTGGGCGCCTCCTCGCCCGATTTGACCGAGAAGTGGCACCTCGCGGAGTTCGACCGGCCGCTCCGCAGGCTTCGGGAGACGGTCGAACTAGTCAAGCAGGTCACGAGCGGCGAGCGGGTCGACTACGACGGCGAGTTCTTCGACGGCGGCGGCCTCCAGTTACGCGGCGTCGACTCCGCAGAGGTCCCCGTCGACGTCGCCGCCCTCGGCCCGAAGGCCGTCGAGTTGGCCGGTCGCTTCGCCGATGGGTGGGTGCCGCAACTGTTCACCCCCGAGGCTCTCGAAGACCGCCTTTCGGACTTCCGCCGCGGCGCCGAGTTGGGCGACCGCGACCCCGCTGACCTTCGGGTGGCCGTCACCGTCCGCTCGTGCGTGCTCGACGACCCCGAACGCGCACGCGACGTGGCACGCCGGCAACTCGCCTTCATGATCGGCGCTTACGGGCCTTACTACCGCCAATCCATCGCCGAACAGGGCTTTGCGGATGCCACGGAGACGATTCATGACGCATGGACCGACGGCGACCGCATCGAGGCCATCGATGCCGTCACCGACGGGATGGTCGACCGGTTGGTCGCCGTCGGGACGCGGGAAACCGCCGAGGAGCGTCTCCGATGCTACGAGGACATCGACGGCGTCGACGCGGTTCGTCTCGGCTTCTTCGGGGAGATGACCGACGACGAGCGTCGGCGAACGACCGAGGCGCTGGCGCCGGCCCCGTAA
- a CDS encoding saccharopine dehydrogenase family protein, producing the protein MTPGEDVDMSLLIYGAYGYTGELIAEEAVDRGVDTVVAGRDEVRTDHLAARLDVPGRSFEVDEADEHLDDVEVLLNCAGPFVETYEPLVEACLETGTHYLDITGELSVFEAIAERDREAEKAGICLLPGVGFDVVPTDCLAGHLHDRLPEADELRLGFDPSGTISKGTLASVIEHMDEGGKVRRDGRIVDVPTAHERRQIDFGRGKRNAVTIPWGDVSTAYYTTGIENIEVFTAVPPLVGSSMKLSRFTAPVLGLPPVKKTLQTLAKTFVDGPSERQREEGACYVWGEATDGETTVTSRVKTPETYALTVDSATTAAERVLADGPVGFETPAAAFGPEFVLDLDGVEGFFDE; encoded by the coding sequence ATGACGCCGGGCGAGGACGTCGATATGTCCCTGCTGATTTACGGCGCCTACGGATACACCGGGGAACTCATCGCCGAGGAAGCCGTCGACCGCGGCGTCGATACCGTCGTCGCCGGCCGTGACGAGGTCCGAACCGACCACCTCGCCGCCCGCCTCGACGTGCCGGGCCGTAGTTTCGAGGTCGATGAGGCCGACGAGCATCTCGACGACGTCGAAGTCCTGCTAAACTGCGCGGGCCCGTTCGTCGAGACCTACGAACCGCTCGTGGAGGCGTGTCTGGAGACCGGCACCCACTACCTCGACATCACGGGCGAACTGTCGGTCTTCGAGGCCATCGCCGAACGCGACCGCGAGGCCGAGAAAGCCGGCATCTGCCTGCTTCCCGGCGTCGGTTTCGACGTGGTGCCGACCGACTGTCTGGCGGGCCACCTCCACGACCGCCTGCCCGAGGCCGACGAACTCCGACTCGGCTTCGACCCGTCGGGAACCATCTCGAAGGGGACCCTCGCCTCGGTCATCGAACACATGGACGAGGGCGGGAAGGTTCGCCGCGATGGCCGCATCGTCGACGTGCCGACCGCCCACGAGCGCCGGCAAATCGATTTCGGCCGCGGGAAGCGCAACGCCGTCACTATCCCCTGGGGCGACGTCTCGACAGCCTACTACACCACCGGCATCGAGAACATCGAAGTATTCACCGCCGTCCCACCGCTGGTCGGGTCGAGCATGAAACTCAGTCGGTTTACCGCGCCCGTTCTCGGCCTCCCGCCGGTCAAGAAGACGCTCCAGACGCTCGCGAAGACGTTCGTCGATGGCCCCAGCGAGCGCCAGCGCGAGGAAGGTGCCTGCTACGTCTGGGGCGAGGCGACCGACGGCGAGACGACCGTAACCTCGCGGGTGAAGACGCCCGAGACCTACGCGCTGACGGTCGATTCGGCGACGACGGCCGCCGAGCGCGTGCTGGCCGACGGGCCGGTCGGCTTCGAGACGCCCGCCGCGGCCTTCGGCCCCGAGTTCGTCCTCGACCTCGACGGCGTCGAGGGCTTCTTCGACGAGTAG
- a CDS encoding PAS domain S-box protein encodes MTLRAVHVASGEVGLGGGRIDAERVDSSREVLRRLDAGDVDCIVSGYDLDSAGRRGETGLDVLQAVRERNESVPFLLYTDRTDGDVAIEATRHGVTEYVSLERLRRDDMTLGDRVRALADKRESPALPYDRNAIAELTHIAASDDATFEDKVDELLDLGRDFLDLDIGFISQIEDETHTITHVRGNEDLAEQGPVDLSTTYCHYTVQSESLFGVRDAEAEGWSGNPVYEQSGLSCYLGGRITIGNELYGTLCFADEDPRALAFTDVERTFIELLVEWLGHEIAREKREASLRRYKAIHETVRQMVFVIGEEATIELLTEPLAERFGYDREELRGKSATALLDADAVQAGYEALDELRSEPGESSRIIKTELLTADGDAVPVDIELSLLSQSTDYRGLVGVIHDRSDLAETKAELAAERDRFRYLFEHIPDPVVITESSDGGDVIRAVNPAFESVFGYSEPAAIDRRVTDLIVPEEAHEESLNLGAEIRHEGSVVTEVRRNTTDGYRRFLLRGFEYQTGEGDRAFTIYTDITERAEREQYLKVVNRILRHNLRNDLSIIIGFADVLADDLEDEVLAERAETIESTATSLSELAEKANEMARIVGQRSTTTSHGIDLVDLVEDVRTDAATAHANADIVSTLSGECHVRADSTLARVLRELVDNAVTYADAETPRVEFDLRPSASSEKYVTLAVSDNGPGIPAPDRERVLGEREITQLDHAQGIGLWLVKWLTESYGGDLSFDVDEDGTTVLLTLPRHDGDEDAAPDSA; translated from the coding sequence ATGACGCTTCGTGCAGTCCACGTCGCCAGCGGCGAGGTCGGGTTGGGTGGCGGCCGTATCGATGCCGAGCGGGTCGATTCGTCCCGCGAGGTGCTCCGGCGCCTCGACGCGGGCGATGTCGACTGTATCGTCAGCGGCTACGACCTCGATAGTGCCGGTAGACGGGGGGAGACGGGCCTCGACGTGCTTCAGGCCGTCCGCGAGCGAAACGAGTCCGTCCCGTTTCTGCTGTATACCGACCGAACCGACGGCGACGTGGCTATCGAGGCGACGCGGCACGGCGTGACCGAGTACGTTTCGCTGGAACGGTTACGGCGCGACGACATGACCCTCGGCGACCGGGTTCGCGCCCTGGCCGACAAGCGGGAGTCGCCGGCGCTGCCGTACGACCGAAACGCCATCGCGGAACTCACCCACATCGCCGCCAGCGACGACGCGACCTTCGAGGACAAGGTGGACGAACTGCTCGACCTCGGGCGGGATTTCCTCGATCTGGATATCGGCTTCATCTCCCAAATCGAAGACGAGACCCACACGATTACCCACGTCCGGGGAAACGAGGACCTCGCCGAACAGGGCCCGGTCGACCTTTCGACGACCTACTGCCATTACACCGTCCAGTCGGAGAGCCTCTTCGGCGTCCGCGACGCTGAGGCCGAGGGCTGGAGCGGCAACCCCGTCTACGAGCAGTCGGGCCTCAGTTGCTATCTCGGCGGGCGCATAACCATCGGCAACGAACTCTACGGGACGCTCTGTTTCGCCGACGAAGACCCGCGTGCGCTGGCGTTTACGGACGTCGAGCGGACGTTCATCGAACTGCTGGTCGAGTGGCTCGGCCACGAAATCGCCCGCGAAAAGCGGGAGGCGTCGCTCCGCCGATATAAGGCCATCCACGAGACGGTCCGCCAGATGGTCTTCGTCATCGGCGAGGAGGCGACAATCGAGTTGCTCACCGAACCGCTGGCCGAACGGTTCGGCTACGACCGCGAGGAACTGCGCGGGAAGTCCGCCACGGCCTTGCTCGACGCCGACGCGGTGCAGGCGGGCTACGAGGCCCTCGACGAACTCCGGTCCGAACCCGGCGAATCGAGCCGAATCATCAAAACGGAGTTGCTGACGGCGGACGGCGATGCCGTCCCCGTCGATATCGAACTGTCGTTGCTCTCCCAGTCGACGGACTATCGCGGCCTCGTGGGCGTCATCCACGACCGGTCGGACCTCGCGGAGACGAAAGCCGAACTCGCCGCCGAACGCGACCGGTTCCGCTATCTCTTCGAGCACATCCCGGACCCCGTCGTCATCACGGAATCCAGCGACGGCGGCGACGTTATCCGGGCGGTCAATCCGGCCTTCGAGTCGGTGTTCGGCTACTCGGAACCGGCGGCGATAGACCGGCGTGTCACCGACCTCATCGTTCCCGAGGAGGCCCACGAGGAGAGCCTGAACCTCGGCGCCGAAATCCGACACGAGGGATCGGTCGTCACCGAAGTACGGCGCAACACCACCGACGGATATCGACGGTTCCTCCTCCGCGGGTTCGAATACCAGACGGGCGAGGGCGACCGCGCGTTCACCATCTACACCGATATCACCGAACGCGCCGAGCGCGAACAGTACCTGAAGGTCGTCAATCGCATCCTCCGGCACAATCTCCGCAACGACCTCAGCATCATCATCGGGTTCGCGGACGTCCTCGCGGACGACCTCGAAGACGAGGTGCTGGCGGAACGCGCCGAAACCATCGAATCGACGGCGACGTCCCTCTCGGAGTTGGCCGAGAAGGCAAACGAGATGGCCCGTATCGTCGGCCAGCGGTCGACGACCACCAGTCACGGCATCGACCTCGTCGACCTCGTCGAGGACGTTCGGACCGACGCCGCCACGGCCCACGCGAACGCCGACATCGTCTCTACTCTCTCCGGGGAGTGTCACGTCCGGGCCGATTCGACGCTCGCTCGCGTCCTTCGCGAACTGGTCGATAACGCCGTCACCTACGCCGACGCCGAGACCCCACGTGTCGAGTTCGACCTTCGACCGAGTGCGAGTTCCGAGAAGTACGTCACCCTCGCGGTCAGCGACAACGGCCCCGGGATTCCGGCCCCCGACCGCGAGCGCGTCCTCGGCGAGCGGGAGATAACGCAACTCGACCACGCACAGGGCATCGGTCTGTGGCTGGTCAAATGGCTCACCGAATCCTACGGCGGCGACCTCAGTTTCGACGTCGACGAGGACGGCACCACGGTCCTCCTTACGTTACCCAGACACGACGGCGACGAGGATGCCGCTCCGGATTCGGCCTGA
- a CDS encoding sugar phosphate nucleotidyltransferase — MHGVVPAAGRGTRLRPLTDDRPKALVRVDGEPLLTHVFETLAPHVDGYVVVVGYLGDRIRDHYGDAYDGQPITYVEQSDQRGLAHAVRQAESAIDGDFLQLNGDNVLHGNLGDVVRTHRGSDADATLLVDDVSRERAKRGGVVRIENGDVVGLVEKPEDPPTTLATTGCFAFSPRVFEACRAIAPSGRGEFELPDAIGWLLDHGGRVETVRLDGWRVNVNTDADIDRAEARL, encoded by the coding sequence ATGCATGGCGTGGTCCCCGCCGCCGGCCGCGGTACCCGACTCCGACCGCTCACCGACGACCGACCGAAGGCACTCGTCCGCGTCGACGGCGAACCGCTTCTCACACACGTCTTCGAGACGCTGGCGCCACACGTCGACGGCTACGTCGTCGTGGTCGGCTACCTCGGCGACCGGATTCGTGACCACTACGGCGACGCCTACGACGGCCAACCGATAACCTACGTCGAACAGTCCGACCAGCGCGGCCTCGCACACGCGGTCAGACAGGCCGAATCGGCCATCGATGGCGACTTCCTCCAACTGAACGGCGATAACGTTCTGCATGGCAATCTGGGAGACGTAGTCCGCACCCATCGAGGGAGCGACGCCGATGCGACACTCCTCGTCGACGACGTCTCCCGGGAGCGTGCGAAACGCGGCGGCGTGGTTCGCATCGAGAACGGCGATGTGGTCGGCCTCGTCGAGAAACCCGAGGACCCACCGACGACGCTGGCGACGACCGGCTGTTTCGCCTTCTCGCCGCGCGTTTTCGAGGCGTGCCGTGCCATCGCCCCCTCCGGGCGCGGCGAGTTCGAACTTCCCGACGCAATCGGGTGGCTGCTCGACCACGGCGGCCGCGTCGAGACCGTTCGACTGGACGGGTGGCGCGTCAACGTCAACACCGACGCCGACATCGACCGCGCGGAGGCCCGACTATGA
- a CDS encoding winged helix-turn-helix transcriptional regulator: MDRRPLVAILVALLVVGLFAPPAVATTSAPEEGNSLTVPTGFELPEIDRYRSVVVSSGLLRADTEGILNQRTRAAVYEAIRESPGATLSALADAVGVTKSTVRYHVDVLRDAGLVEAVEVGGALRVAPAEMDADIAAATSAEPTNAVLEAVAETEPASVRAVAEVTGRAPSTVSYHLSTLADRGLVERERAGEAVLTRLTPETRDALSSPVVAADD, translated from the coding sequence ATGGACCGCCGGCCGCTCGTCGCCATCCTCGTTGCCCTCCTCGTCGTCGGCCTGTTCGCGCCGCCGGCCGTCGCCACCACCAGCGCGCCCGAGGAGGGGAATAGCCTCACCGTTCCCACGGGCTTCGAGTTGCCCGAAATCGACCGCTATCGCTCCGTAGTCGTCTCATCCGGCCTCTTGCGAGCCGACACCGAGGGTATCCTCAACCAACGCACCCGAGCGGCGGTGTACGAGGCGATTCGGGAGTCGCCGGGGGCGACGCTGTCGGCGCTCGCCGATGCAGTCGGCGTGACGAAATCGACCGTCAGGTACCACGTCGACGTGCTCCGGGACGCCGGCCTCGTCGAGGCCGTCGAAGTCGGCGGCGCCCTTCGCGTCGCGCCGGCCGAGATGGACGCCGACATCGCGGCCGCGACGAGTGCCGAACCGACCAACGCGGTTCTCGAAGCCGTCGCCGAAACCGAGCCTGCGTCCGTTCGAGCGGTCGCTGAGGTAACCGGCCGGGCGCCCTCAACGGTGTCCTATCACCTCTCGACGCTGGCCGACCGTGGTCTCGTCGAGCGGGAACGGGCAGGGGAGGCCGTACTGACGCGGCTGACGCCCGAAACG